One genomic window of Salvia miltiorrhiza cultivar Shanhuang (shh) chromosome 4, IMPLAD_Smil_shh, whole genome shotgun sequence includes the following:
- the LOC131021510 gene encoding uncharacterized protein LOC131021510 isoform X2 has protein sequence MANQNLSDICCYYCSEMDDIFSRLISLTSCITRRAIEFIEDIVLRDVVRLLRDSEINSFCKQPTSGTCTGFLDRDAIYLEDISFISSGSEIVNRNYSRGVHFVFKGLTLPIFFFEFAWRSAIATWRCIGYHKGCIHARMQSIVSRVLRTLHGSSDDIGWLQAAPEMAPVEDGSARFLELLQETRNGVHKLPDSFVYLLIPGLFSNHGPLYFVSTKRFFSKMGLACHIAKIHSEASVEHNAWELKQYIEELYWGSGKRVMLLGHSKGGVDAAAALSIYSQELRDKVAGLALVQSPYGGTPIASDILREGQVADKETRRIMEFLICKLIKGDIRALEDLTYEKRKEFIRKHKLPDNIPLISFHSEASVAPGVIATMSHIAQAELPWLPRILNEDADDAIFAARKVPVIVPVSAAMALTALHLQLRYGEKSDGLVTCRDAEVPGSVVVKPDKKLDHSWMVYSSWKKEPTEPDACEMCEALLTMLVELGKKASK, from the exons ATGGCAAACCAAAATCTCTCGGACATTTGTTGTTATTACTGTTCTGAAATGGATGACATTTTTTCTCGTCTCATAAGCTTAACTTCTTGTATAACACGTCGAGCAATTGAATTTATTG AGGATATTGTGTTGAGGGATGTAGTTCGATTGTTAAGAGATTCAGAAATCAATTCTTTTTGCAAACAACCAACATCTGGAACGTGCACTG GCTTTCTTGACAGAGATGCCATATATCTGGAGGATATATCATTCATCAGTTCAGGATCAGAAATTGTTAATAGAAATTACTCTAGGGGTGTCCACTTCGTTTTTAAAGG GTTGACGCTCcctatctttttttttgaatttgctTGGAGGTCAGCAATAGCAACATGGAGATGTATAGGTTATCATAAGGGATGTATTCATGCTCGTATGCAGAG TATTGTATCACGAGTTCTGAGGACTTTGCATGGGTCTTCTGATGACATTGGGTGGTTACAAGCTGCTCCTGAAATGGCTCCAGTTGAGGATGGATCAGCTAGATTCCTAGAGCTGTTACAAGAAACTAG GAATGGGGTGCACAAACTACCTGATTCTTTCGTCTACCTGCTGATTCCAG GACTTTTCAGCAATCATGGTCCCTTGTATTTTGTCAGCACCAAGAGGTTTTTCTCAAAGATGGGTCTTGCTTGCCATATTGCTAAAATTCACAGTGAG GCATCAGTGGAGCACAATGCTTGGGAACTGAAACAATACATAGAGGAGTTATACTGGGGGTCTGGCAAACGTGTGATGTTGCTCGGTCACAGCAAGGGTGGAGTTGATGCTGCAGCTGCTTTGTCTATTTATTCACAAGAATTGAGAGACAAAGTTGCAGGATTGGCACTTGTCCAAAGTCCGTATGGTGGAACACCCATAGCTTCTGATATTCTTCGTGAAGGCCAGGTCGCTGACAAGGAAACCCGGAGGATCATGGAGTTTCTGATTTGCAAACTGATTAAG GGTGATATAAGAGCACTTGAGGATCTCACCTATGAGAAACGAAAGGAATTTATCCGTAAACACAAACTTCCCGATAATATTCCTCTCATCTCCTTCCACTCTGAAGCAAGTGTGGCACCCGGTGTGATTGCAACCATGTCGCACATTGCACAGGCAGAACTTCCCTGGCTACCTCGAATTTTAAATGAGGATGCAGATGACGCCATCTTTGCAGCACGGAAGGTGCCCGTCATAGTCCCAGTTTCTGCTGCCATGGCTCTCACGGCACTACACCTGCAACTAAGATATGGAGAGAAGAGTGATGGCCTCGTGACATGTCGTGATGCTGAAGTCCCAGGATCTGTTGTGGTGAAGCCCGATAAGAAACTCGACCATTCCTGGATGGTGTACTCTTCTTGGAAGAAAGAGCCCACTGAGCCCGATGCTTGTGAAATGTGCGAGGCTTTATTGACTATGCTCGTGGAGCTCGGAAAGAAAGCTTCAAAGTGA
- the LOC131021510 gene encoding uncharacterized protein LOC131021510 isoform X1 — translation MANQNLSDICCYYCSEMDDIFSRLISLTSCITRRAIEFIEDIVLRDVVRLLRDSEINSFCKQPTSGTCTGKQNLALEYASSSRDCNSSTSLGFLDRDAIYLEDISFISSGSEIVNRNYSRGVHFVFKGLTLPIFFFEFAWRSAIATWRCIGYHKGCIHARMQSIVSRVLRTLHGSSDDIGWLQAAPEMAPVEDGSARFLELLQETRNGVHKLPDSFVYLLIPGLFSNHGPLYFVSTKRFFSKMGLACHIAKIHSEASVEHNAWELKQYIEELYWGSGKRVMLLGHSKGGVDAAAALSIYSQELRDKVAGLALVQSPYGGTPIASDILREGQVADKETRRIMEFLICKLIKGDIRALEDLTYEKRKEFIRKHKLPDNIPLISFHSEASVAPGVIATMSHIAQAELPWLPRILNEDADDAIFAARKVPVIVPVSAAMALTALHLQLRYGEKSDGLVTCRDAEVPGSVVVKPDKKLDHSWMVYSSWKKEPTEPDACEMCEALLTMLVELGKKASK, via the exons ATGGCAAACCAAAATCTCTCGGACATTTGTTGTTATTACTGTTCTGAAATGGATGACATTTTTTCTCGTCTCATAAGCTTAACTTCTTGTATAACACGTCGAGCAATTGAATTTATTG AGGATATTGTGTTGAGGGATGTAGTTCGATTGTTAAGAGATTCAGAAATCAATTCTTTTTGCAAACAACCAACATCTGGAACGTGCACTGGTAAACAAAATTTGGCTCTTGAATATGCATCTTCTTCAAGAGATTGTAACTCCAGTACAAGCTTAGGCTTTCTTGACAGAGATGCCATATATCTGGAGGATATATCATTCATCAGTTCAGGATCAGAAATTGTTAATAGAAATTACTCTAGGGGTGTCCACTTCGTTTTTAAAGG GTTGACGCTCcctatctttttttttgaatttgctTGGAGGTCAGCAATAGCAACATGGAGATGTATAGGTTATCATAAGGGATGTATTCATGCTCGTATGCAGAG TATTGTATCACGAGTTCTGAGGACTTTGCATGGGTCTTCTGATGACATTGGGTGGTTACAAGCTGCTCCTGAAATGGCTCCAGTTGAGGATGGATCAGCTAGATTCCTAGAGCTGTTACAAGAAACTAG GAATGGGGTGCACAAACTACCTGATTCTTTCGTCTACCTGCTGATTCCAG GACTTTTCAGCAATCATGGTCCCTTGTATTTTGTCAGCACCAAGAGGTTTTTCTCAAAGATGGGTCTTGCTTGCCATATTGCTAAAATTCACAGTGAG GCATCAGTGGAGCACAATGCTTGGGAACTGAAACAATACATAGAGGAGTTATACTGGGGGTCTGGCAAACGTGTGATGTTGCTCGGTCACAGCAAGGGTGGAGTTGATGCTGCAGCTGCTTTGTCTATTTATTCACAAGAATTGAGAGACAAAGTTGCAGGATTGGCACTTGTCCAAAGTCCGTATGGTGGAACACCCATAGCTTCTGATATTCTTCGTGAAGGCCAGGTCGCTGACAAGGAAACCCGGAGGATCATGGAGTTTCTGATTTGCAAACTGATTAAG GGTGATATAAGAGCACTTGAGGATCTCACCTATGAGAAACGAAAGGAATTTATCCGTAAACACAAACTTCCCGATAATATTCCTCTCATCTCCTTCCACTCTGAAGCAAGTGTGGCACCCGGTGTGATTGCAACCATGTCGCACATTGCACAGGCAGAACTTCCCTGGCTACCTCGAATTTTAAATGAGGATGCAGATGACGCCATCTTTGCAGCACGGAAGGTGCCCGTCATAGTCCCAGTTTCTGCTGCCATGGCTCTCACGGCACTACACCTGCAACTAAGATATGGAGAGAAGAGTGATGGCCTCGTGACATGTCGTGATGCTGAAGTCCCAGGATCTGTTGTGGTGAAGCCCGATAAGAAACTCGACCATTCCTGGATGGTGTACTCTTCTTGGAAGAAAGAGCCCACTGAGCCCGATGCTTGTGAAATGTGCGAGGCTTTATTGACTATGCTCGTGGAGCTCGGAAAGAAAGCTTCAAAGTGA